A single region of the Salicibibacter cibi genome encodes:
- the addB gene encoding helicase-exonuclease AddAB subunit AddB, with protein MQLRFYLGKSGSGKTTTLLNEVERALSEEAVDGSPILFLVPEQMTFQIEYQLTKQLGGMTRAHVLSFSRLALRVLQETGGNTGDRLQRAGVHMLLRKIVEEEKKHFRVFRKAADTDGFIHELELMMTEMRRQALAPDVIADKQSQLEEDGKSAGLRDKLHDISLVYERFEQAFQGTYMNTEEALKRLIRQLPDSEWLEGAIVYIDGFYDFSPQELYVIESLFAKAKEMTVALTIDHVPNQDRSPNELDRFYLTAKTYTKLTTLSMDHNIGWNVCMFSDKRPSVHEETPQLFEAVNRRAEVEGVARKIIELVRDDGYKYGDIALLVRDDRPYDELLKRVFGRFEIPIFLDEKRSMMHHPVVELIRSTLEIVEKNWPFEAVFRALKTDLFFSPDDNWRDWREKVDELENYALAHGINGNKWREGQRWHYRRHRNVMDADGQTDMEKKIEDRLNNTRDALIAPLLTLETRLKQSESVRGRCEALYLFFEELQLPAKIERMRDQAITDGALESAAEHDQVWENVMDLLDQFVDAAGDDGLSLFYFTRMIDAGLESMQFAIVPPAIDQVTIADMERSRLPDVRVTFILGANEGILPAKPEEEGLIRDRERDQLETIGLSVGPSANDRLWNEPFYLYMAEASPADLLIYTYALADEDGKTLLPSPLIGRLREQYPNIQQTFIEADAGSAQEDMQWTFINHPEQAIEELAMQLQKWRNGEEIPDVWGHVYNWFTAKSEWQDRLRTVLGSLFYKNQAIRLDEGTTKELYGEDIQTSVSRMEMFQKCAFRHFGTYGLGLKEREVFKLEAPDIGELFHAALKDVAEVVREQNLVWADLSDRECAHIARETVEKLLPYVQRNIMFSTNRHAYISKKLEDVVVHTTKTLRTQAQSSSFVPIGLEVQFGNQKGNIPTYEFRLKNGSNLSLRGRIDRVDHAKSESGDLLRVIDYKSSRQQWRLSDVFHGISLQMPVYLDIILHSAKQWLGTDADIGGMFYFHVHNPVVEADESMDEAKIADKLLKQFKMQGMLPADENIATLMDQSLHEGGHSSIVPVYMKKDGAFSESKSSVVAKDDFQSLRRYLRTKMKEIGEMMSDGKVGIDPYRTDKNEIACTYCPLQSVCQFDPTLPSNDYRLLSTLSDETTMENMKREEDES; from the coding sequence ATGCAATTGCGTTTTTATCTGGGGAAAAGCGGAAGCGGAAAAACGACCACCTTATTGAACGAAGTAGAACGAGCATTATCTGAAGAAGCCGTCGACGGTTCGCCTATTCTTTTTCTCGTTCCGGAACAAATGACGTTTCAAATCGAATACCAATTGACAAAACAACTCGGCGGGATGACGCGTGCCCATGTGTTAAGTTTTTCTCGTTTGGCGTTGCGCGTCTTACAAGAAACCGGAGGGAATACCGGCGACCGTTTGCAACGGGCCGGCGTCCATATGCTGCTTCGCAAAATCGTCGAAGAGGAGAAAAAGCACTTCCGGGTGTTTAGAAAAGCAGCCGATACGGACGGCTTTATTCATGAGCTGGAACTAATGATGACGGAAATGCGCCGGCAAGCGTTGGCACCGGATGTGATTGCCGACAAGCAATCACAATTAGAAGAAGATGGAAAATCGGCCGGGCTGCGTGATAAGCTTCATGATATTTCCCTCGTTTATGAGCGGTTTGAACAGGCCTTTCAGGGTACGTACATGAACACGGAAGAAGCGCTAAAACGGCTCATCCGCCAACTGCCTGATTCGGAGTGGCTAGAGGGCGCCATCGTTTACATCGATGGGTTTTACGATTTTAGCCCGCAGGAGCTGTATGTCATTGAGTCCCTCTTTGCCAAAGCGAAGGAAATGACGGTTGCCCTTACCATCGACCATGTTCCTAACCAAGATAGGAGTCCCAATGAGCTTGATCGTTTCTATTTGACGGCAAAAACGTACACGAAACTGACCACCCTTTCCATGGATCACAATATTGGTTGGAACGTTTGTATGTTTTCAGACAAACGCCCAAGTGTTCACGAAGAGACCCCTCAGTTGTTTGAAGCGGTAAACCGGCGAGCGGAAGTTGAAGGCGTAGCGCGTAAAATCATTGAACTTGTTCGTGATGATGGATATAAATACGGGGACATTGCCCTTCTCGTGCGCGACGATCGACCATATGATGAATTGTTGAAACGTGTGTTTGGCCGTTTTGAAATTCCGATTTTTTTGGATGAAAAAAGATCAATGATGCATCACCCGGTTGTGGAACTTATTCGCTCCACGCTCGAAATTGTTGAAAAAAATTGGCCGTTTGAAGCGGTTTTTCGCGCTTTGAAAACCGACTTATTTTTTTCGCCCGATGATAATTGGAGGGATTGGCGCGAGAAAGTCGATGAACTGGAAAACTATGCGTTGGCTCACGGCATTAACGGAAATAAATGGAGAGAAGGGCAACGTTGGCATTATCGGCGGCACCGAAATGTGATGGATGCCGATGGACAGACCGACATGGAAAAAAAGATTGAGGACCGCCTGAATAACACACGAGATGCGTTGATTGCGCCGTTACTCACGTTGGAAACGCGTTTGAAACAAAGCGAAAGCGTACGAGGGCGCTGTGAAGCATTGTATCTTTTTTTCGAAGAATTGCAGCTGCCGGCTAAAATTGAACGGATGCGAGATCAAGCGATCACGGACGGTGCGTTGGAAAGTGCCGCCGAGCATGATCAAGTATGGGAAAATGTGATGGATCTGCTCGATCAATTTGTGGATGCGGCCGGCGATGACGGTCTATCCCTCTTTTACTTTACCCGCATGATAGACGCCGGGTTGGAAAGCATGCAGTTTGCGATCGTTCCCCCAGCCATTGATCAAGTAACCATTGCTGATATGGAGCGCTCTCGTCTGCCGGATGTGCGTGTCACCTTTATTCTCGGCGCGAATGAGGGCATTCTCCCGGCCAAACCGGAAGAAGAAGGGTTGATCCGTGACCGTGAACGTGACCAGTTGGAAACCATCGGCCTGTCTGTTGGACCTTCGGCCAATGACCGCCTTTGGAACGAACCCTTTTACTTATATATGGCGGAAGCAAGCCCGGCCGATTTGCTTATTTACACATACGCGCTTGCCGATGAGGATGGCAAAACATTGCTTCCTTCCCCACTTATCGGACGGTTGCGGGAGCAATATCCAAACATACAGCAAACGTTTATTGAAGCAGATGCCGGCAGCGCACAGGAAGACATGCAATGGACGTTTATCAATCATCCGGAACAAGCAATCGAAGAATTGGCCATGCAATTGCAGAAATGGCGGAACGGTGAAGAGATCCCTGACGTTTGGGGCCATGTCTATAATTGGTTTACGGCAAAATCAGAGTGGCAGGATCGTTTGCGAACCGTGTTGGGAAGTTTATTTTACAAAAATCAAGCCATTAGATTGGATGAAGGAACGACGAAGGAACTGTACGGAGAAGATATCCAAACGAGCGTCAGCCGTATGGAAATGTTTCAAAAATGTGCGTTTCGGCATTTTGGTACGTATGGATTAGGTTTAAAAGAGCGCGAGGTTTTTAAATTGGAAGCCCCGGATATCGGAGAGCTTTTTCATGCTGCCCTTAAAGATGTAGCGGAAGTTGTCCGGGAACAAAACCTTGTATGGGCGGATCTATCCGATCGTGAGTGCGCGCATATTGCCCGCGAAACCGTAGAAAAGCTGTTGCCCTACGTTCAACGAAACATTATGTTTAGCACGAATCGCCATGCCTATATAAGCAAAAAATTGGAGGACGTCGTTGTCCATACGACAAAGACATTACGTACCCAGGCGCAATCATCAAGCTTCGTCCCTATTGGGCTTGAAGTCCAATTCGGAAATCAAAAAGGAAATATCCCCACTTATGAATTTCGGTTAAAAAACGGGAGCAATCTGTCTTTGCGCGGGCGTATTGACCGCGTAGATCATGCTAAAAGTGAAAGCGGTGACCTGTTGCGTGTGATCGACTATAAATCGAGCCGGCAGCAATGGCGTTTATCGGATGTCTTTCATGGCATTTCCCTACAAATGCCGGTTTATTTGGATATCATTTTGCATAGCGCCAAACAATGGTTGGGTACAGATGCGGATATCGGAGGGATGTTTTATTTCCATGTCCACAACCCGGTCGTTGAAGCGGATGAGAGCATGGATGAGGCTAAGATTGCCGACAAACTTTTAAAGCAGTTTAAGATGCAAGGGATGTTGCCTGCGGATGAAAACATTGCCACCTTAATGGATCAATCCCTTCATGAAGGCGGCCATTCGTCCATTGTTCCCGTTTACATGAAAAAGGACGGCGCTTTTTCCGAATCTAAATCTTCCGTCGTCGCAAAAGATGATTTCCAATCATTGAGACGGTATTTGCGTACCAAGATGAAAGAAATCGGAGAAATGATGAGCGACGGTAAAGTAGGAATCGACCCATATCGCACCGATAAAAACGAAATCGCTTGTACGTACTGCCCACTTCAATCAGTTTGCCAATTTGATCCGACGCTTCCGAGCAATGACTACCGATTGCTATCCACGCTTTCGGATGAAACAACGATGGAAAATATGAAGCGAGAGGAGGATGAGTCTTGA
- the addA gene encoding helicase-exonuclease AddAB subunit AddA encodes MTPNTEQVRWQIGEKPANVRWTDNQWRAIALRGGNILVSAAAGSGKTAVLVERIVRRVIDSNDPAEIDRLLVVTFTNAAAAEMSVRIGERLDEALKDNPGSLHLQSQRHLLNRAHISTLHSFCNQVIRHYYYEVNIDPNVRIANDTEREILKEEVLDEVLEEYYGSGDRLFFELVDAYSGDRSDEGLRKLLLSLFTQARAQPEPHRWLEETARMYERSYESLEDTPWGASFQAHAREQLQVAADLLQKALSLAELPSGPAKYIDVLSSELRMLETLMLSDTWNAWHETFKQFSPQRMPPKDKDADASLAEESKSYRDEAKEIMNDMAKIFAPDPETHLQKIRDMKEHVRLLVTLVQSFSDRYADVKREKALIDYEDLEHLTLQILREGNTHQPSAVALAYRDYFTEILTDEYQDTNRVQEAILHLLSNGRNRFMVGDVKQSIYRFRLAEPSLFLEKQQSYETLSTEDVGNIESEGIRVDLAENFRSRKQVIDGVNYVFKQAMDETIGDVHYDESQALRYGNMDYDQKAAGYENEVVLLDRTGHVNDDEEEELQAAEKEGQWIAERIQSMIANRFPVYDKHTGQTRPVEYRDITILMRTMNAAPTFMDVFKQADIPSYAAQSGGYFRRVEVQVMMALLRVIDNPYQDIPLASVLRSPIVGLRENELADIRLAGKGESFYEAMKRIVAEQPVLPFDAKLSFMEEKQRAGEEWRNRVAAFYNHLQKWRSQARNHSLSQLIWDLFRETGYDAFVGGLPGGKERQANLHALYDRARAYEQTSFRGLFRFLRFVDRMEERGDDLEVARTLGEQENVVKIMSVHKSKGLEFPVLFVAGMTKQFNLKDAQASIQIHQSLGFGSNYTDTEQRAMFQTLPLITMKQEARKEQISEELRILYVAMTRAKEKAMLVGAVKDPEKTIDKWVKKAMTASGRLPFQTRARAKSFFDWIGPAIIRHPASSYLREIVESPFDSMLADESEWNVTLAETRGFFADETKNDDLETALAKVQTLQPIELEAKDDTAADLVQKRLDWVYPHPSATTHFAKQSVSEIKKRNDNEDPYAAKPMREHHFQSANAGRPRFMQEDKGSLSRAEFGTAMHAVMQRISLQGHTVSQVEATIEEMKEKEQLTETQAQAIDVHAILRFFQSELGKRLRRSSHVYREVPFTFVKPADQIYPGWSDEYSEPILIQGVADCLFHDDNQRFVLIDYKSDQINSRMNETLLRNRYQEQMRLYTEAIEQIWKTSVQERYLYFFDGGFTISI; translated from the coding sequence TTGACCCCTAATACAGAACAAGTGCGGTGGCAGATCGGCGAAAAGCCGGCCAACGTTCGTTGGACCGATAATCAGTGGCGTGCGATCGCGTTACGCGGGGGAAATATTCTCGTATCAGCGGCTGCCGGTAGTGGAAAAACCGCGGTGCTCGTCGAACGAATCGTGCGCAGAGTAATCGATTCGAATGATCCGGCAGAGATCGATCGCTTGCTCGTCGTCACCTTTACAAATGCGGCGGCAGCTGAAATGAGCGTGCGCATTGGCGAACGATTGGATGAAGCATTGAAAGACAATCCCGGTTCATTACATTTACAAAGCCAGCGCCATTTGTTGAATCGTGCCCACATCTCCACACTTCATTCCTTTTGCAATCAAGTGATACGGCATTATTATTATGAAGTCAATATTGATCCGAACGTGAGAATCGCCAATGATACCGAGCGAGAAATTTTAAAAGAAGAAGTGCTGGACGAGGTTTTGGAAGAATATTACGGATCCGGGGATCGGCTTTTCTTTGAACTGGTGGATGCTTACAGCGGTGATCGCAGTGATGAAGGGCTCCGAAAGTTGCTATTGTCCTTGTTTACCCAAGCGCGTGCGCAGCCGGAACCGCATCGCTGGCTGGAAGAGACGGCTCGCATGTACGAGCGTTCGTATGAGAGCTTGGAGGATACGCCCTGGGGGGCTTCTTTTCAAGCGCACGCCCGTGAACAATTGCAAGTTGCCGCCGATTTATTACAAAAAGCATTATCTCTTGCCGAGCTTCCTTCCGGCCCCGCAAAATACATCGATGTGCTCTCAAGTGAACTACGGATGTTGGAAACCTTGATGTTGAGCGATACTTGGAACGCTTGGCACGAGACATTCAAACAATTTTCGCCGCAACGGATGCCCCCCAAAGACAAAGATGCTGATGCATCGCTGGCAGAAGAAAGCAAAAGTTATCGGGATGAAGCTAAAGAGATTATGAATGATATGGCCAAAATATTTGCCCCTGATCCCGAGACCCATTTGCAAAAGATTCGCGACATGAAAGAGCATGTACGCTTGCTTGTAACCCTCGTTCAATCGTTTAGCGATCGCTATGCGGATGTGAAAAGGGAAAAAGCCCTCATCGACTATGAAGATTTGGAACATTTAACCTTGCAAATCTTGCGGGAAGGGAACACGCATCAACCATCGGCGGTTGCTCTTGCCTATCGGGACTATTTTACGGAAATTCTCACCGATGAGTACCAGGATACAAACCGTGTCCAAGAAGCGATTCTTCACTTGCTTTCCAACGGGCGCAACCGTTTCATGGTCGGGGATGTAAAACAGAGCATATACCGTTTTCGGCTCGCTGAACCTTCGCTTTTTTTGGAGAAACAACAAAGCTATGAAACATTGAGCACTGAAGATGTAGGAAACATCGAAAGCGAAGGGATTCGCGTGGATCTCGCTGAAAATTTCCGAAGCAGAAAACAAGTGATCGACGGGGTCAATTATGTTTTTAAGCAAGCGATGGATGAAACGATCGGCGATGTCCATTATGATGAGAGCCAGGCGCTTCGTTACGGCAATATGGACTATGACCAAAAAGCAGCAGGTTATGAAAATGAGGTCGTCCTGCTAGACCGCACGGGACATGTGAACGACGACGAGGAAGAAGAACTCCAAGCTGCCGAAAAGGAAGGGCAATGGATCGCGGAACGCATCCAATCAATGATCGCAAACCGCTTTCCCGTTTACGATAAACACACAGGTCAAACGCGACCTGTGGAATATCGGGATATCACGATTTTGATGCGCACCATGAATGCGGCGCCAACGTTTATGGATGTTTTTAAACAAGCGGACATCCCCAGTTACGCAGCCCAATCCGGCGGGTATTTCAGACGGGTGGAAGTACAAGTGATGATGGCTTTATTGCGTGTGATTGACAACCCGTATCAAGATATTCCGCTCGCGAGTGTGCTCCGCTCCCCGATCGTTGGTCTGCGTGAAAATGAATTGGCAGACATCCGTTTAGCCGGTAAAGGAGAATCTTTCTATGAAGCGATGAAAAGAATTGTAGCGGAACAACCCGTCCTTCCGTTCGACGCCAAACTTTCGTTTATGGAAGAAAAACAAAGGGCCGGAGAAGAATGGAGAAATCGGGTGGCAGCCTTTTATAACCATTTACAAAAATGGCGCTCCCAAGCGCGCAATCATTCTCTTTCCCAATTAATCTGGGATTTGTTCCGTGAAACAGGCTATGATGCATTCGTTGGCGGTCTCCCCGGAGGAAAGGAGAGGCAGGCGAACCTTCATGCCCTTTATGATCGGGCGCGTGCCTATGAACAAACCTCTTTCCGCGGATTATTTCGGTTTCTGCGTTTCGTCGACCGTATGGAAGAGAGAGGAGACGATTTGGAAGTCGCGCGCACCCTTGGGGAACAGGAGAACGTTGTGAAGATCATGTCTGTTCATAAAAGCAAGGGTTTAGAGTTTCCGGTGCTGTTCGTCGCCGGGATGACCAAACAATTTAATTTAAAAGATGCACAAGCCTCCATACAAATTCATCAATCGCTCGGGTTTGGATCCAACTATACGGACACAGAGCAACGGGCGATGTTCCAAACATTGCCGCTCATCACTATGAAACAGGAAGCGCGAAAAGAGCAAATTTCGGAGGAGCTCCGCATTCTTTACGTGGCGATGACGCGCGCCAAAGAGAAGGCCATGCTTGTGGGGGCCGTGAAAGACCCGGAGAAAACGATTGATAAATGGGTGAAAAAAGCAATGACAGCCAGCGGACGGTTGCCTTTTCAAACACGAGCGCGGGCGAAATCGTTTTTCGATTGGATTGGCCCTGCCATTATTCGACATCCTGCTTCAAGCTATTTACGCGAAATAGTGGAAAGCCCGTTCGATTCCATGCTTGCGGATGAATCCGAGTGGAACGTTACCCTTGCTGAAACCCGTGGTTTTTTTGCCGACGAAACGAAAAACGACGACCTGGAAACGGCGTTGGCCAAGGTGCAAACATTACAACCAATTGAACTGGAAGCAAAAGACGATACCGCTGCCGATCTCGTGCAAAAACGTCTCGATTGGGTTTATCCACACCCTTCGGCAACGACACATTTTGCCAAACAGAGTGTAAGCGAAATAAAAAAGCGTAACGATAACGAAGATCCATATGCAGCAAAACCGATGCGTGAACATCATTTTCAATCCGCCAATGCCGGGCGTCCCCGTTTCATGCAAGAAGATAAGGGTTCGCTTAGCCGCGCCGAGTTCGGAACAGCGATGCACGCGGTGATGCAACGCATCTCCCTTCAAGGGCATACCGTCTCTCAAGTGGAAGCAACGATCGAGGAAATGAAAGAAAAAGAACAGTTAACCGAAACACAAGCACAAGCGATTGATGTCCATGCTATTTTACGTTTTTTTCAATCCGAACTAGGCAAACGACTCCGACGGTCCTCTCATGTTTATCGCGAAGTGCCGTTTACGTTCGTCAAGCCCGCTGACCAAATCTATCCGGGTTGGAGCGATGAATATTCGGAACCCATCCTTATTCAAGGGGTGGCCGATTGCTTGTTTCATGATGATAATCAGCGTTTCGTTCTCATTGATTACAAGAGCGACCAGATCAACAGCCGAATGAATGAGACACTGCTACGCAATCGTTATCAAGAACAGATGCGTCTCTACACGGAAGCAATCGAACAGATATGGAAAACAAGCGTTCAGGAAAGATATTTGTATTTCTTTGATGGCGGGTTCACGATCTCGATATAG
- a CDS encoding metallophosphoesterase family protein, giving the protein MRILHTADWHLGRTLEGRDRKPEHEAFMDEVMTIVDEYAIDAILIAGDLFDSSNPPAEAERFYYESMSRLSDQGKRPVVIIAGNHDQPERLSAAMPLVQERQIYMVGLPQSAALKVPVKREGTYLHVAALPYPSEARLKESFSDSEAFSGDDETYRAAYDARIARLFQQLSSDFTHDNVNMAMSHLFIAGGAGSDSERPIEMGGAYTVRPGSLPDNVAYTALGHLHRPQWVKGATSPARYAGSPLAFSFNETGVTKSVTVIDASPGEEAHVTEVPLSSGKRLTRWHATEGIVQVHQWLDARYGTNDWIDLSIHSKHTLNPEDIQAIRRAHPGIVTIRTVLPEETFKPEESRQHLPIDELFRQFYEKKSDGATPEPELTQLFLELLEEDRTREKVSVR; this is encoded by the coding sequence ATGCGAATTTTACACACCGCCGACTGGCATTTGGGACGCACATTGGAAGGCAGAGACCGCAAGCCGGAGCATGAAGCATTTATGGATGAAGTCATGACAATTGTTGACGAATATGCCATTGATGCCATTCTAATTGCCGGGGATCTTTTCGACAGCAGCAACCCGCCTGCCGAAGCCGAACGTTTTTATTATGAAAGCATGAGCAGGCTTTCCGATCAAGGAAAGCGGCCGGTCGTCATCATCGCCGGCAATCACGATCAGCCGGAGCGTTTATCGGCTGCGATGCCCCTCGTTCAAGAACGGCAGATTTACATGGTCGGGTTGCCGCAGTCTGCAGCGTTAAAAGTCCCGGTAAAACGGGAAGGGACCTATTTACACGTTGCCGCGCTTCCTTATCCCTCAGAGGCAAGATTAAAGGAAAGTTTTTCAGATTCCGAAGCATTTTCGGGGGATGATGAAACGTATAGGGCAGCGTATGATGCCCGCATTGCCCGTTTATTTCAACAGTTAAGCAGCGACTTCACGCACGATAATGTCAATATGGCGATGAGCCATCTATTTATAGCCGGCGGTGCTGGTTCCGATTCGGAACGCCCAATTGAAATGGGCGGGGCATACACCGTGCGCCCGGGGAGTCTTCCTGATAACGTTGCGTACACCGCTTTGGGCCACTTGCATCGTCCTCAGTGGGTAAAAGGAGCAACATCCCCGGCCCGTTATGCCGGCTCCCCCCTTGCTTTCTCCTTCAATGAGACCGGGGTTACCAAGTCGGTCACGGTGATAGATGCAAGCCCCGGTGAAGAAGCACACGTAACAGAAGTTCCGCTTTCGAGCGGGAAAAGACTTACACGTTGGCATGCCACGGAGGGCATTGTGCAAGTGCACCAATGGTTGGATGCACGTTATGGAACGAACGATTGGATTGACTTATCCATTCACAGTAAGCACACACTTAATCCTGAAGACATCCAAGCGATTCGTCGCGCTCATCCGGGAATTGTCACCATTCGCACCGTTTTACCCGAAGAGACGTTCAAACCGGAGGAATCGCGTCAACATCTGCCTATTGATGAATTGTTCCGACAATTTTATGAGAAAAAGAGCGACGGAGCTACGCCGGAGCCTGAACTTACGCAACTATTTTTGGAACTTCTGGAAGAAGATCGCACTCGAGAGAAGGTGAGCGTCCGTTGA